A single window of Colletotrichum higginsianum IMI 349063 chromosome 8, whole genome shotgun sequence DNA harbors:
- a CDS encoding Meiosis-specific serine threonine-protein kinase mek1, which translates to MEGDGSQPTQATQNVLDPRRVGKQNSGFSDEDISDIICILYPHSEFARREVHRIAREHSQHVVGREEADAVEPDYEQEDRADQFQLTPPNIEHAIILRLSAKTKDPLHGFMFGRNVSRCDICFANDPMKRLSNIHFRIYVNEYGVVMLEDQSTNGTFVEGTLLRAKPKNANDKCDTKRVLSHGSKVKVLMHNEQHDLEFLVRIPKRVGEYEMAYTGKLQQYFAKLETLRVNHNETVVPGPGGHVDLFAAPRRPPTATTRRIALPSGTTQDNVDRFPRDWDGSGKYNRVGQIGKGAFAVVYKVTSKFDGVPYAAKELEKRRFIKNGILDQKVENEMRIMQRVQHPNIVRYIEHFDWDNRLFIIIMEFVGGGDLGKLINSRGPLQEVSVKQMAAQLLSALAHLHENHITHRDVKPDNILISSLNPFDVKLTDFGLSKMVDNEQTFLRTFCGTLLYCAPEVYSEYAEYDDNGYRNPRNRAKRAAVGQRYDHAVDVWSLGGVLFYALTGNPPYPVKNGVSYSELLHTIMTKPLDTLPLEQQGISPQGIDFLCDMLEKRPECRATVRELQAHPWLGVHRLKPSQSVDQSFDEITDEDEALQVNASQLSLEEGQSRHLADTELPFDESADDIVNDFIEEDSEIENGTFGPSGHSVAGPRLFGEVNISAVGSRGAIAAERLNLPVADSGVLGHESTGIEIGDSYESEDASTIIGRKSGSSGGARLSVSAVNGQSADQLRSLVENVASQSLGATDFGSDLQMKSAATSQVNGTFYNASKRKPASVDTSDEFEPRPREKPIFKRLKSEGNLDALAEEEMEEYKLVASVPQIKRLESGRQIDGPFNKMHFWGKDLSTWHLRYPEMTQLQYEMFKKAARSRGEEFGPAKSPLWELAFKYFPPNNGVPAMHTESQPTADETNRALLKRDDRKVLEGTEWDIPSTAPLPEEDSLPDTLPPEPQKIVVPISDDGPKRAIAVLESAPDSVVSGICVPVRISLMSWGRGPSNTAIYEPKTEIKIPKYALKILLWKDGYDPSKDLNKHPWDKYPDGAGFAFYLSTKATNGILLNGAELLSHDCKNPTSPSKNWVQVYDGDEVVVWGTATDTTSQTKVVFRCFYGDSAKRRHPDAPPKLVSSSAARKMDEICGRYERKLRMAAEQERRYSEVDKELAERKQNIERERERSRVFEEKRLEALRFVALRTASRRGGSPASAPATTVLRGQTPGLNAPSPLQEVRSSSPHN; encoded by the exons ATGGAGGGCGATGGGTCGCAGCCCACCCAAG CTACCCAAAACGTCCTCGATCCGCGCCGTGTAGGCAAGCAAAACTCTGGCTTCTCTGACGAAGATATATCCGACATCATCTGCATCCTCTACCCCCACTCCGAATTCGCCCGTCGCGAAGTCCACCGAATAGCCCGCGAACACTCGCAACATGTCGTCGGTAGGGAAGAGGCAGACGCCGTGGAGCCAGACTATGAGCAGGAGGACAGGGCCGACCAGTTCCAGCTGACGCCGCCCAACATCGAGCACGCCATCATACTACGCCTGTCTGCTAAGACCAAGGACCCGCTCCATGGCTTCATGTTCGGCCGTAACGTCTCGCGGTGCGACATTTGCTTCGCCAACGACCCCATGAAGCGCCTCAGCAACATTCACTTCCGTATCTATGTCAATGAGTATGGCGTCGTAATGCTGGAGGATCAGTCGACCAACGGTACCTTTGTCGAAGGGACCCTGTTGCGCGCAAAGCCCAAGAACGCAAACGACAAGTGCGACACGAAGAGGGTGCTCAGTCATGGCTCCAAGGTCAAAGTCTTGATGCACAATGAGCAGCACGACTTGGAATTCTTGGTTCGTATACCAAAGCGCGTGGGCGAATACGAAATGGCATACACAGGAAAGCTACAGCAGTACTTTGCCAAGCTCGAGACTCTGCGTGTGAACCACAACGAGACGGTGGTGCCGGGTCCGGGTGGTCAT GTCGATTTGTTTGCTGCCCCTAGGAGACCGCCAACCGCCACCACGCGGCGAATAGCGCTACCATCCGGGACCACACAGGATAACGTCGACCGGTTCCCGAGGGACTGGGATGGTTCTGGGAAGTACAACCGTGTCGGCCAGATTGGCAAGGGCGCCTTTGCGGTTGTTTACAAGGTCACGTCTAAGTTTGACGGGGTCCCGtacgccgccaaggagctggAGAAGCGGCGGTTCATCAAGAACGGTATCCTAGATCAAAAGGTGGAAAACGAGATGAGGATCATGCAAAGGGTTCAACAT CCCAACATCGTCCGATATATTGAGCATTTCGACTGGGACAATCGgctcttcatcatcatcatggagtttgtcggcggcggcgatctcggcaAGCTTATCAATAGCCGTGGACCCTTGCAAGAGGTGTCGGTCAAGCAAATGGCGGCTCAGTTGCTGAGTGCCTTGGCTCATCTGCACGAAAACCACATAACGCATCGAGACGTCAAACCTGACAATATCCTTATCTCCTCACTCAATCCTTTTGATGTCAAGTTGACGGACTTCGGCCTCTCCAAAATGGTCGACAACGAGCAGACGTTCCTCAGAACGTTTTGCGGCACCTTACTGTACTGCGCCCCAGAAGTGTACTCCGAGTACGCCGAATACGATGATAACGGCTATCGAAACCCGCGGAATAGGGCAAAGCGGGCAGCAGTTGGACAAAGATATGACCACGCCGTTGATGTCTGGTCTCTCGGCGGTGTGCTTTTCTACGCGCTCACCGGTAATCCGCCATACCCCGTTAAGAATGGTGTCAGCTATTCTGAGTTACTCCACACCATCATGACGAAACCTCTTGATACGCTCCCGCTGGAGCAACAGGGGATCTCGCCGCAGGGCATCGACTTCCTTTGCGATATGCTGGAGAAACGGCCGGAATGTCGCGCAACGGTTAGGGAACTTCAGGCGCATCCCTGGCTAGGCGTTCACAGACTGAAGCCTTCGCAAAGCGTTGATCAGTCATTCGACGAGATTactgacgaagacgaagcgTTGCAAGTAAACGCATCTCAGCTTAGTCTGGAGGAGGGACAGTCGCGGCATCTCGCCGACACGGAGCTACCGTTCGATGAAAGTGCGGATGACATCGTCAACGACTTCATCGAGGAAGATTCAGAAATAGAGAATGGCACTTTCGGGCCGTCCGGGCATAGTGTTGCTGGTCCAAGGCTCTTTGGAGAGGTCAACATCTCTGCTGTGGGCAGCAGGGGCGCAATCGCGGCAGAACGGCTCAACCTCCCCGTGGCCGATTCGGGCGTTTTAGGCCATGAAAGCACTGGGATAGAGATTGGGGACAGCTACGAGTCGGAAGACGCTTCAACAATCATCGGTAGAAAGTCAGGGAGCAGCGGCGGTGCTCGACTTTCCGTCTCAGCCGTTAACGGCCAGTCAGCGGATCAGCTGCGTAGTCTGGTCGAAAATGTCGCTTCTCAAAGTCTGGGTGCAACCGATTTCGGCAGCGATCTGCAGATGAAGTCCGCGGCCACATCCCAAGTCAACGGGACGTTCTACAACGCTAGTAAACGGAAACCAGCATCGGTCGATACGAGCGATGAGTTCgagccgcggccgagggagAAGCCCATTTTCAAACGCCTCAAGTCAGAGGGCAACCTCGATGCTTTGGCAGAAGAGGAAATGGAGGAGTACAAGCTCGTTGCCTCTGTTCCACAGATCAAAAGGCTGGAATCAGGACGCCAAATCGATGGGCCCTTCAACAAGATGCACTTCTGGGGGAAGGACCTCAGCACATGGCACCTCCGCTACCCCGAGATGACACAGCTACAGTACGAGATGTTCAAAAAGGCAGCACGAAGCCGGGGAGAGGAGTTTGGCCCAGCAAAATCCCCACTGTGGGAGCTAGCTTTCAAGTACTTTCCACCGAACAACGGCGTGCCCGCCATGCACACCGAGAGCCAACCAACCGCCGATGAGACAAACCGGGCGCTGCTGAAGCGAGATGACAGGAAAGTGCTGGAGGGCACGGAGTGGGACATTCCCTCCACGGCTCCCCTGCCCGAAGAAGATTCGCTTCCCGACACTCTACCGCCAGAACCCCAAAAGATTGTTGTGCCCATTTCCGATGACGGGCCGAAACGGGCTATTGCCGTACTTGAGTCAGCCCCTGATTCCGTGGTCTCTGGGATCTGCGTTCCCGTGAGGATCTCGCTGATGTCGTGGGGCCGAGGACCATCCAACACAGCAATTTACGAGCCCAAGACAGAGATCAAAATACCCAAATATGCTCTGAAGATCCTGCTGTGGAAGGACGGCTACGATCCCTCCAAGGATCTGAACAAGCATCCATGGGACAAGTATCCGGACGGCGCAGGATTCGCCTTTTACCTATCGACAAAAGCAACGAATGGAATCTTGCTCAATGGTGCCGAACTTCTTTCACATGACTGCAAGAACCCCACAAGCCCATCAAAGAACTGGGTCCAAGTGtacgacggcgatgaggtcgTTGTATGGGGCACCGCTACCGACACGACAAGCCAGACAAAGGTCGTTTTCCGCTGCTTTTACGGCGATTCCGCAAAGCGCCGCCACCCAGATGCCCCACCCAAGCTCGTctcttcatcggcggcgcgcaAAATGGACGAGATTTGCGGCAGATACGAGAGAAagctgaggatggcggccgAACAGGAACGGAGGTACAGCGAAGTCGACAAGGAGTTGGCCGAGCGCAAGCAAAATATCGAAAGGGAGCGTGAGCGCAGCCGTGTCTTTGAGGAGAAGCGGCTCGAGGCGCTGAGGTTCGTAGCGCTGAGAACGGCGTCTAGGAGGGGGGGCTCGCCGGCTAGCGCGCCCGCGACTACCGTCCTCCGGGGCCAGACGCCGGGTCTGAATGCCCCGTCGCCACTGCAGGAGGTTCGGTCTAGCAGCCCTCACAACTGA